The following coding sequences are from one Eucalyptus grandis isolate ANBG69807.140 chromosome 11, ASM1654582v1, whole genome shotgun sequence window:
- the LOC104414605 gene encoding cytokinin dehydrogenase 3, which yields MAQNHLMASRCMIILLIMMSLLLSMVCQSKPLTDSLYHKLLSLPIADILHVDSESTHAASVDFGLIVREIPAAVLRPSCPKDIVTLVAFAYNESSLPFTISARGCSHSIQGQAMAPDGVVVDMMSLGNKRRGTTVLWSWSLGHYADVGGQQLWIDVLEETLKHGVAPVSWTDYLYLTVGGTLSNAGISGETFRYGPQISNVYEMDVITGTGDFLTCSPDKNPELFYSVLGGLGQFGIITRARIALGQAPKRVKWVRMLYSDFSDFTIDQESLISHHGRDQDEALDYVEGSLLMHRNSDSWTSFFSLSDRQRLMSLVTEHELLYCIEVAKFYDGRTQTTVDKALEIILKDLSHVPEFMFEKDVAYVDFLNRVRVEELKLRRQGLWNVPHPWLNLFVPKSRIADFNTGVFNNIVLKKNITTGLVLIYPMNNDKWDDRMSAVIPDEDVFYTVGFLHSSGFEDWQEFDLQNKEVLLFCENNGIKVKQYLPNYNTEREWMEHFGSKWRTFQESKAQFDPKMLLSPGQRIFNHN from the exons ATGGCACAAAACCATCTGATGGCCTCACGTTGCATGATTATATTACTCATCATGATGAGCTTACTACTCTCAATGGTATGCCAATCCAAGCCTTTGACCGATTCACTATACCACAAGCTCCTTTCTCTCCCCATAGCCGACATCCTCCACGTTGACTCTGAATCCACTCACGCAGCCTCCGTTGACTTCGGCCTCATCGTCCGAGAAATTCCAGCAGCCGTCCTTCGCCCATCTTGCCCCAAGGACATTGTGACTCTCGTGGCATTCGCATACAATGAATCCTCTCTTCCTTTCACTATCTCAGCCAGAGGATGCAGCCACTCTATCCAGGGACAAGCTATGGCTCCTGATGGGGTCGTTGTGGACATGATGTCTCTTGGAAACAAGCGGCGTGGGACCACCGTGTTGTGGAGCTGGTCGCTCGGTCACTATGCTGATGTCGGCGGCCAGCAACTTTGGATCGATGTGTTGGAGGAGACGCTGAAACACGGTGTTGCACCGGTATCGTGGACAGATTATCTGTACCTAACTGTGGGCGGTACGCTCTCTAATGCTGGCATTAGCGGGGAAACGTTTCGATATGGTCCTCAGATCAGCAATGTCTACGAAATGGATGTTATTACTG gaACTGGGGACTTTTTGACTTGCTCCCCTGACAAAAATCCGGAGTTATTTTATTCTGTCCTGGGCGGTCTCGGTCAATTTGGCATAATAACCAGAGCAAGGATTGCTCTGGGTCAAGCTCCAAAGAGA GTTAAGTGGGTGAGAATGCTATATAGTGATTTTTCAGATTTTACAATAGACCAAGAAAGTTTGATTTCACACCATGGAAGAGACCAAGATGAAGCATTGGATTATGTAGAAGGTTCGCTTCTCATGCACCGAAATTCAGACAGTTGGacatctttcttttccctctcggACCGCCAGCGGTTGATGTCCCTCGTGACCGAGCATGAGCTCCTGTACTGTATCGAAGTAGCCAAGTTCTACGATGGACGCACCCAAACTACAGTGGACAAG GCCCTGGAGATAATATTGAAAGATTTGAGCCATGTCCCCGAGTTCATGTTCGAGAAAGATGTTGCCTATGTAGATTTCTTGAATAGAGTACGAGTTGAAGAGCTGAAGCTCCGACGACAGGGGCTTTGGAACGTTCCCCACCCGTGGCTTAACCTATTTGTGCCCAAATCTCGCATCGCTGATTTCAACACGGGTGTTTTCAACAACATTGTTCTTAAAAAGAACATAACAACCGGACTTGTCCTCATTTACCCTATGAACAATGACAA ATGGGATGATAGGATGTCTGCTGTTATACCGGATGAAGATGTCTTTTATACGGTTGGATTCCTGCATTCAAGTGGGTTTGAAGACTGGCAAGAGTTCGACCTTCAAAATAAGGAGGTGCTCCTTTTCTGTGAAAATAATGGTATTAAGGTCAAGCAATACCTTCCAAATTACAACACCGAAAGAGAGTGGATGGAACATTTTGGTTCGAAATGGAGGACTTTTCAAGAGAGCAAAGCTCAGTTCGATCCAAAAATGTTGTTGTCTCCTGGACAGAGGATCTTCAACCACAACTAA